The segment GCGCTCCGGAAGCCCCAGCGCGGCCCCGACCCGGGGCAGTCGGTCCACCGTCCAGACCTGCGCGAACTGCGCCGCGATGTCCTCGACCCAGCGGGACACCAGATCGTCGTCCTCATGCCGGGGCAGGTCCGGAAACCGGTCGAGGATCTCCAGTGCCGCTTCGCTAGGGCTGAGCTTCAGGCTGGCCGTCGTCGGGACCTGATGGGTCATCTGGACCTCGGACAGATCACCAAAGCCGGCCTCTCGTACGTCCTCCGCCGTCACATCGCCGACGAGGACAGGCAGCACAAGCAACGAGCCATTAAAGCTCCGCCGCCACATGAGAATGTCCGCCTCCCGGCGGACCCAGTCCGAGTCAAGAGCTGCCCGGTTCAGCAGGACGACAGCCGCGCTGCACTCCCGTAACCAGCAGTAGAGCCGTGGCCGCCACTCGTCGCCCGACCGCAACCCATCGGCATCGACCAGCACCTCATAACCCCGGTCGCGCAGCCCTTGGCACAGGGCTTCCCTGACCCAGCGCCCGTACTCGTCCCGATTCGTGCTGTGACTGATGAAGACCTTGACCACGCGCACCGCCCCCGCCGCCCTGACAGCCCGGACTCAAGAGTGTGGCGCCGGTCCATGGGGCGTGCAACGGTGCCTTCAGGACGGCGGGAGCGGAAGCAAAATCAGGGGAAGTGCGGTTCGAAGTCCCAGAACGGGCGAGTGCGTGCACGGGCGGAGAGGGTGTGCACATGATCGCGTCCCAGAGTGTCCGCGAGCGCGGCCAAGGCTTGCCTCTCGGTCTCCTCCGCCTCCTGGTTCTTGTGCAGGTCGCGAAGGTCCGCTGCCAGCGCCACGCGGCAGGACAAAGTGAGCGGGTGCGTATCACTGAGTGCCGCAGCTGACCTTCTCGCCGTGTCCGCACTAAGTTCAGCTGCGGCCTCGGAATCTCCGGCAAGGCTGCGTGACGCCGTGACATTCAGCGCTGTACCCAGCGTCCAGGGGTGGTCCGGGCCGACCGCCACCGTCATGTCCATCAGGGCCTCTTCCAGCAAGTGCTGCGACTGCTCGCGTTCGCCGGCCGCCCTGAGCAACAGCCCGTGATTGGACTTGGCGCCGACGGTGTACGGATGGTCCGACCCCAGGACACTCGTGTAAGCGCGCATCACACTCTCGCTGATTTCCCTGGCCCGGTCCAGGGTGCCGTCCTCACGTTCCACACAGGCATACACAGCGGCCATCATCATGGTCACGTCGTGGCCCTCCCCGAGTACGCGCTCAGCACGTTCCAGAGTCTCAGCCAGCGCCTCGCGCCCTTTGTGCCTGTCTCCCAGACGGTAATGACACATCGCCAGGTTGTATTCAGCGCGTAGCGTGTACTTACGGTCCTGGCCCAGACCGCCACGAAGGCCTTGGACACTGCCCTCCTGGATGGAGAGCGCCTCCTGATAGCGGCCAAGCAGTCGAAGCAGCTTTGCGTAGTGAGTCTCGGTGTACGCCGTCAAATAGTTGCGTGCCCCCAGAGCCTCACGTCGGCCGTCTCGCGTACTGCGGTACGTGTCCAAGGCCTCTTCATAGCGGCCCAGGAACTGAAGACTCACCCCCAGATTGTGCTGGGCGTTCAAGGTGCGCGGGTCAAGTGCACCAAGCAGGTCCCGACGTCCGTCAAACACGGTCTGTCGAAGTTCCAATGCTTCTTCATACTCGGCCAGGTATCCGAGGGAAGCAGCCAACCCGGACGCAGCGGCGAGCGTGTCCAGGTCACGCGACCCTCGGTCCGCACGTAGCTGTTCGTATGCGGCGCGTTCGATGCTTGCTGCCTCGCGGTACTTTCCTGTCTCGCGCAGGAGGTTGCCACGGCTAAGAAGGACGTCATAGACGTTCTGATGCGTCTCACCGAGAGACACTTTCCATGCTTCCAGCGCCCGCTCAGAAAGCGTGAGCCCAGCCTGATACTCGCCGCTGTAGTACATGTACTGTAGGCAGCGCAGGACCAAACGTTGAATCGCCGGGTCTCTACTCTCCAGTACATTTGCAGCCTTGAGATGCGGAGCAATCTCCGCATACCGCGGCCAATTGTCAGGAAGATCCGGGCCGCCAGGATCAGCGGAGGCCAATACACCTTGCACCACTCGGGAAAATTCCTTCCGGTCCATTTCTGCCATGCCGTCACGTACCGTCTGATGGACCATGCGATGCATGTGAAGAAGCTCCGTACCGACGGAACTCTCATAACCCGTCGTGCCGTGGGATTCCGTCTGGACGACCGAATACTGCACGAGTTTTTTGACCGCCGCGTTCCAACGCAGCGGATTATTCATCAGATCTTTCAACTTCTCGGGCCAGTCCTGTAATGATGCATCGCGCAGCAAGCCGACGGGTATCGTGCCCGGCGCAAAGAAGACACACAACCGCAGCAGATCAACAGACTCCGGAACCGTCTCCCGTAGACGGTTGAGCAAAATCGACCATGCCGTCTGGAAGGTCATGGGGAAATCAGCGGCAACCCTGAGGCCGACTTCGACATCGGAACCGCTCTCCAGCAATTCCACGTACTCCTCGACGGACATCGTGGAGTCGTTGAGCCAGCCAGCCGTCTGATCGAGCAGCAACGGAAGGTCTTCCAGTGCCCCGGCCAGCCGATTCGCCGACGCCTCGTCAAGGCGGGGCGCCCTACGGCGGATAAAGGCAACACTCTCCTGCCGCGCGTAAACCGGGATCTCGATCCGCGCAGTGTTGTACTCGGTCCATTCACGATTCTGAGACGTGATGAGCACATGCCCAGTCCCTGAAGGCAGCAGATCGGCGATCAGGTCAGGTTCATCAGCACTATCGAGGACCAGAAGCCACCGCGAATAAGGATGGCCCCGGCGCAACGCATCACGTACGGCTCGAATGCGTTCCCCGTACGCAGGTCCAGTGTCGATCCCAAGGGCGCTCGCCAATTCCGCGAGCCGCTGACGCAGCGTCCCACGCTGGTCGGCGGGAACCCACCAGACAACGTCATAGGCGGCCTGAAATCGGTAGATGTATTCGGCAGCAATCTGCGTCTTACCCACACCGGACATGCCGAAGAGCGTGCAGACAGCAGCCCCCCGTGGTGCTTGCTGAAACTCGCTGTAGATTCCGGCGAGAACATCCTCCCGGCCAGTGAAGCGCACATTGCGCCGGGGCACCCCGCCCCACACATCCGGCTCATCCTCGGGGAAGCGCATGTCGAACCAGTCGCGGCGATCGGCGATTTCCACAACTGGTTGCTGGAGCCTCTTCAGCAGTCGCCGCTCTGCCTCATCAGCACCCATACCCCACAGCTCGGCAGGGCGGAGGACCGTGGCCGCCGATGGGAGGGAAGCAGAGTCCACGGACACGGCGGCGAATCGGTCCACATTCGGTGCCACGAATTCCCGGAGAGCGCGGCTCCACTCATCGGGCTTCCGCGGACCGAGTTGAAAGAACCAACCACTGAGGATGAGCACGACCTGGCCACCGGCCAGCAGCAGATTGCCGAGCTCCTCTTCGATGGTGCTCTCGGAAGGAACGTCCCAACGGTGATAGACGACCTCATGACCGCGGCGTTCCAGCTGCTTGCCGATCCAGTCGGCCCAGTCGCGGTTGTACCCAGCAAAGGTGACGGTGATGAGCTGGCGCTCAACAGCCGCGGCGCGTCCTCGCGATGCGGCCATCGGTCAGTCCCCTCACAACTCCCTGCACTTTAGGGCGCGTTACATGCAGAGCAAGTCATGTTCGACTACGTCACGCACCGTGTGACACACGTCGCAACGATACACGGGTGCTGCACCCGCAGGGAATCGGGCAAGCGTGTCTGATGGAGCGTCAGCCATTTGCCAGGCGCCATACGCGCCGAGACTGCTGCACGTAGGCAGCCGCGCGCACGAGGTGCCCGCTCGGCGGTGGGATGTCCTTGAGTCTGCCCAAATGTGCAGCCATCTCGGTCATCAGCACCCGCCCGGCTTCGGTCAGGCTTCGCGACCCGAGCAGCGTGGGGAGCACAGCCCCAACCTGCTCGCGGCACCGGGAGTGCTCGGCCCAGGCGTGCTCTTTCAGCGGCTCCTCCTTGGTGTCCAGAGCGAATGCCTGCCAGTACTCCGCCAGAGCCAAGTGCGAGTACGCCCCTTGGAGCAGTCCTTCGAATGGTCTCGGGTCGGGTCTCCAAGGCGCCCAGTGGCAGGGCTGTCCGTCGGCGGTGTGCAGGGGGACGAGATGGGCGAGGGCTCCCAGCTTGGCGTGCTGGAGCTCGTGGACCATGGTGGCTGCGAGGTATCCGGCCCGTAGGGGTGTGCTGCTGAGCACTGCCCCGAACGTCTCCCGGCGCGTGCCGCTGCAGTGTCCACGCTCCCGGGAGGCCGTGGGCGGGGGGTCCAGCGGGACTACACAGAAGAGCAACCGCTCGAGGTCAACAGCCCGCTGTCCGTCGCCGATGTGGAGCATGGGGAGGGCGTTGTGCCAGCCATCCCGCCAGTTGTCCAGGTCGTGGGCGCTCAGGGGCTGGGCAGCGCTGAGCCCATACGTCTCCATGTCGCTGTCGGCGGCGCGATAAGGATCGAGGTCGTCCAGTGGGACGAAGCGCGATCCGCTGGCGAAGTGGTGGAGGGGGCGCCAGCGGGGGTCGGGGGAGCGCCAGGTGCCACGGGGGCGGCGGTGGATGACGAGGGGGCGGCCTCGGTCGGGGGTGATGGTGAGGCGGTCGTTGGACGGGGGCATGGTGACGGTTGCGGCTGCGGCACTGCAGCGGACGGCGCCCATCGTCGGGAGGGAGAGGAGGCCGTCGGGGGCGGGGAGGTGGAGGGTGAAGGGGATGGCGGCGCGGGCGGCGGCGGAGGCGGCTAGGGCGCCTAGGTGGGAGAGGTCGCGGGAGAGGTGGGGGGCGGGGGTGGGGGCGGTGAGGAGGCGGAGGGAGCGTTCGGCCCAGGGGCCGACGAGGGGGTAGTGGAGGACTTCGCGGACGGCGTCGGGGGCGGCGCGGTCGGCGGTTTCGAGGAGGGACCAGTGGTCGTGGAGGCGCCTGGCGGCGGCTGGGGGCAGGACGGCGGCGGCGTCGAGGAGGGCGCGGAGGAGGAGAAGGCGGCGGGTGCGCTGGCCGGCGACGAGGCGGGTGAGGAGGGCGGGGGTGCCGTGGGTGCGGCCGAGTTCACGCAGTTCGGATGCGGTGATCACGGGATTCACGGGGTTCATAGGGCGGCCGCCTCGGTGAGCCGTCCGGCGATGTGCCGGATCAGGCGTTGTTGGTCGTGGCAGTAGATCGTGGGGTTCCGGAAGCCGGAGCCGGCGCGGTAGCGGTGGGTGTACTGGCCGCCGCCGCAGACCTTGACCAGGGGGCAGCGGCGGCACTCGTCGGCGAGGGCGGCGAGGCCGGCTTGGCGGGCGAGGATGCCGGGGTGGTGGAGGGCGTCGTCGAAGGTGTTGCGGAAGATGTCGAGGTCGGTGCCGGCGGCGCCCTCGTAGGCGGACTTGAGGGAGTCGACCTGTTCGATCGAGCCGTCGGTTTCCACGACCACGGCGGTGAACGGCTGGAGGCCCATCGACTCGGTGGCGGCGGGGGCGCCGACGAGCAGGGCGATGCACTCCTCGAAGAGCCGGATTCGGGTGCGGCGGCGGTCTGCGGCCCACCACAAGTCGAACACCGCACAGAGCCAGTCGCCGTACGGGGTGTCAGGCGCGGGCAGGCCGGGGGGCGGGGTGGTCCAGTTGCCGTGCGGGAGGAGGAAGTCCAGTGCGGGCGGGTGGAAGGACAGCAGGGAGCGGTAGACCTCGGCGGGGTCGGAGCGTAGGTCGACCACGCACAGGACGCCCGCGTAGCTGCCGGAGTGACGTTTCTCCGCCAGCAGTCGCAGGCCTCGCTCGGCGGCTTTCCAGGAGGGACGGCCCGCGTGGTCGACGCGTTCGCGGTTGTGGTGGGCGGAGCCGCCGTCGAGGCTTACGCCGATGCGGATGCCGTGGGCGGCGAGCTGCCGTATGCCGTCGTCCGTCAGGAGGGTGGCGTTGGTCTGTACGGAGGCGTGGACGACGCAGTCGGCGGGGACGGCGCGGCGGACGCGTTCGACGGCGTCGGCCAGGGCGGCGGGGCCGGACAGGAGCGGTTCGCCGCCGTGGAGGACCAGGGAGATGTTTCGTAAGCGATGAGTCCGGGCGTGCTCGGCGATGCGGTGCGCCGTCGCGGCGAGGACGCGATCGTCGGGGCCGGTGGGGCGGTGTCGCCAGCCGGTGTCGGCGCCGGAGTAGATGTAGCAGTAGGTGCAGGCCAGGTTGCAGCGGGCGTTCATCTTCAGGATGAACTGGACGAAGGAGCTGGCGGATACCACGGTTCCTGCGGTCTTCGCGGACACGGACACCGAGACTCCTACTCCCGTGCAAAGGCCGAAACCCGACGTCCCGGGGATCACACGAAGTTGTTGAAACCCCAGAGCATCTCGGTGGGTTCGTCGATACGGGAGGACAGCTCGGCCAGCACCTCGTCGAGCACCGGGTGACGTACCGTGCGCAGCTCCTCCAGGCTCATCCCATCCAAGTCGGGGAGCTGTTCAAGCCCTGGCAGGTCTGGACTCATCGGCATTGGGTCATCCTTCCACGCCCCCGTCCCGTTGCCGGGCTCTCCCGGGGATTCCCACCCTGTGCTCTGGGGAAACCGCCTGCCGGAAACACCCGTCGGCATCAAGCCGCCGAGAGCCTGGCCAAGCGCTCTTCGGTGAGGGCCTCCGCCGCGCCGCCGCCGGCGGGCAGCCGTCGCCATTGCGTCTGCGCCATGCGGTACGCCTCGCGGGCGGCGCGGGGCCGTTGGGCGGCCTCGTAGACGACGCCCCGCCAGTGGTGGGCGGAGGCTGCGAGCTCCACCATCTCCCAGGGTTCGGGTTGTTGGTCCTCGGCGGCCTGGGCGGCGTCGGCGGCGCGGCGGTAGGCCTCGGCGGCGAGGTCGAGGCGTCCGGCGTGGTGGGTGTGCCGGTAGACCAGGCGGTGGGTGCCGGCCAGCTCCTGCCAGGCCTCGGCCCGGGTTCGGCTGGCTTCGGAGCCGGCGGCACCGGCGGCGGCGAGGCCGAAGAGGTGCTCGGCCTCGCGCAGGTCCACGAGGTCGCCCTCCTCCCCGTAGCGCAGCGTCAGGGCGCGGCCGAGCATCAGCAGCCGTTCCGGGAGCCGGGGGTGGTCGGCAGGGGTCTCCATGCGGCAGTCCCGCAGGACGCGTACGGCCTGGGTCGCGAAGGGACCGCCGTCGTCGTGGCCGGCCCGTTCCAGGAGCACCGCGCCCCATTCGGCGAGGAGTTCGGGGTACTCGGGCCGGTCGCGGGGAACCGAGCGGCAGGCCTGGGCGAAGCAGTCGGCGGCGGCCTCCAGGCCGGTGACGGGGCCGCCCTCGCGGTAGCCGCAGATACGCAGCCGGGCGGCCCGGGACAGGAGCGCGGCGCGCAGGAGCTGTCCCGGGGCATCGCGCAGGACGCCGGAGAGGAGCCGGTCGGCGCGCGGGAGCTGTTCCCTGGCCAGCAGGAGGGCGTCGACCAGGTCCAGGACGGCCCGGATGCGCTCCTCGGGCCGCGGCGACTCGCGCTCCAGTGCGTCGCGGCCCCGTTCCAGCGAGGCCGCGGCCTGGCGGGCGTGCACCCGGGCCCGTCCCTCGTCCTGGCTGGCCCCGGCGAGCTTGAGTAGGGCGCGGCCGTGGGCGAGCGCCAGCCCGCTCGGCCGGTCCTGGGACGGCGGCCAGGCGTCGATCAGGGCTTCCAGCATGCCGACGGTCGATTCGAGCAGGCCGGGGTCGCCCTCCAGGACCCACAGGTCCTCCAGCACCCGGGCCCGTTGCAGGGCGATGTCCAGCACCTCGGTCATCGCGAGGCCGGGCGCTCCCGAGCCCGCGGTGAACTCGCGGTCGGCCCGGCGCAGCAGTTCCGGGGCGGAGCGCGGGTCGGCGGCGTCGCGTCGTTCACCGGCCGCGGCGTGCAGTACGCGGGCCAGGGTGACCCGTGCGGTTCCCGTTCCGAAGTCCGCGACGGCGGCGGAGGCGGCCTCCTCGGCCTCGCGCAACAGGGCTGCCCCGCCCTGGAGTTGCCAGAGCCGCAGGAGGTTCTGGGCGAGCGCGACGTTCAGCCGTACGTCGGCTTCGGCGACGGGTTCCGCGGCGGCGGCGCGGCGCAGCAACTGGACGGCGTC is part of the Streptomyces sp. NBC_01262 genome and harbors:
- the fxsT gene encoding FxSxx-COOH system tetratricopeptide repeat protein, producing MAASRGRAAAVERQLITVTFAGYNRDWADWIGKQLERRGHEVVYHRWDVPSESTIEEELGNLLLAGGQVVLILSGWFFQLGPRKPDEWSRALREFVAPNVDRFAAVSVDSASLPSAATVLRPAELWGMGADEAERRLLKRLQQPVVEIADRRDWFDMRFPEDEPDVWGGVPRRNVRFTGREDVLAGIYSEFQQAPRGAAVCTLFGMSGVGKTQIAAEYIYRFQAAYDVVWWVPADQRGTLRQRLAELASALGIDTGPAYGERIRAVRDALRRGHPYSRWLLVLDSADEPDLIADLLPSGTGHVLITSQNREWTEYNTARIEIPVYARQESVAFIRRRAPRLDEASANRLAGALEDLPLLLDQTAGWLNDSTMSVEEYVELLESGSDVEVGLRVAADFPMTFQTAWSILLNRLRETVPESVDLLRLCVFFAPGTIPVGLLRDASLQDWPEKLKDLMNNPLRWNAAVKKLVQYSVVQTESHGTTGYESSVGTELLHMHRMVHQTVRDGMAEMDRKEFSRVVQGVLASADPGGPDLPDNWPRYAEIAPHLKAANVLESRDPAIQRLVLRCLQYMYYSGEYQAGLTLSERALEAWKVSLGETHQNVYDVLLSRGNLLRETGKYREAASIERAAYEQLRADRGSRDLDTLAAASGLAASLGYLAEYEEALELRQTVFDGRRDLLGALDPRTLNAQHNLGVSLQFLGRYEEALDTYRSTRDGRREALGARNYLTAYTETHYAKLLRLLGRYQEALSIQEGSVQGLRGGLGQDRKYTLRAEYNLAMCHYRLGDRHKGREALAETLERAERVLGEGHDVTMMMAAVYACVEREDGTLDRAREISESVMRAYTSVLGSDHPYTVGAKSNHGLLLRAAGEREQSQHLLEEALMDMTVAVGPDHPWTLGTALNVTASRSLAGDSEAAAELSADTARRSAAALSDTHPLTLSCRVALAADLRDLHKNQEAEETERQALAALADTLGRDHVHTLSARARTRPFWDFEPHFP
- a CDS encoding HEXXH motif domain-containing protein yields the protein MITASELRELGRTHGTPALLTRLVAGQRTRRLLLLRALLDAAAVLPPAAARRLHDHWSLLETADRAAPDAVREVLHYPLVGPWAERSLRLLTAPTPAPHLSRDLSHLGALAASAAARAAIPFTLHLPAPDGLLSLPTMGAVRCSAAAATVTMPPSNDRLTITPDRGRPLVIHRRPRGTWRSPDPRWRPLHHFASGSRFVPLDDLDPYRAADSDMETYGLSAAQPLSAHDLDNWRDGWHNALPMLHIGDGQRAVDLERLLFCVVPLDPPPTASRERGHCSGTRRETFGAVLSSTPLRAGYLAATMVHELQHAKLGALAHLVPLHTADGQPCHWAPWRPDPRPFEGLLQGAYSHLALAEYWQAFALDTKEEPLKEHAWAEHSRCREQVGAVLPTLLGSRSLTEAGRVLMTEMAAHLGRLKDIPPPSGHLVRAAAYVQQSRRVWRLANG
- a CDS encoding FxsB family cyclophane-forming radical SAM/SPASM peptide maturase; the protein is MNARCNLACTYCYIYSGADTGWRHRPTGPDDRVLAATAHRIAEHARTHRLRNISLVLHGGEPLLSGPAALADAVERVRRAVPADCVVHASVQTNATLLTDDGIRQLAAHGIRIGVSLDGGSAHHNRERVDHAGRPSWKAAERGLRLLAEKRHSGSYAGVLCVVDLRSDPAEVYRSLLSFHPPALDFLLPHGNWTTPPPGLPAPDTPYGDWLCAVFDLWWAADRRRTRIRLFEECIALLVGAPAATESMGLQPFTAVVVETDGSIEQVDSLKSAYEGAAGTDLDIFRNTFDDALHHPGILARQAGLAALADECRRCPLVKVCGGGQYTHRYRAGSGFRNPTIYCHDQQRLIRHIAGRLTEAAAL
- the fxsA gene encoding FxSxx-COOH cyclophane-containing RiPP peptide; this translates as MPMSPDLPGLEQLPDLDGMSLEELRTVRHPVLDEVLAELSSRIDEPTEMLWGFNNFV